One genomic window of Parus major isolate Abel chromosome 11, Parus_major1.1, whole genome shotgun sequence includes the following:
- the PKD1L2 gene encoding polycystic kidney disease protein 1-like 2, protein MLYCCCYGKQQRRRRNADDVTRISQAFEEGIKRSGALESKMSVMHSTELRMWLGVTVLISLAVCLAVEEATDEGIPCSKYQQAFNHSCYEFVRLQQTFTSAQSWCERGGGHLVFIQNEDTQEFLQKHIAEDQEWWIGLISNSLLNETTEGSITWLDTSNISYSKWYKDQPSPFSSTCGYILKNAKYQWGVTENCSQEFYFICEFDSGQSIACDSYNATVQCGSGEVIQVEESFYGRKTPHYCVPETPLQFETDEGCSWISVKDEVAGQCHGLQACQVAADGTFFGDPCPALGSYLSIQYHCKKGLQLVMTDTCFVFENITVTLNWLLSPYSGNLSCTISTGDGYTIDPYYPLTLVSNLTYRYSSAGEFTVFVECTTSEWHVMAQRQVTVQDQVDQLSISGCYSQYETGNSSHCRTLYGEVLWIQVQLSGGNGVTYSMLADNMTLTESSAEEGLVPHNLTLNSASQKLIGPGMHWLEIRASRNATPSEISRSIAVHLIEPVSGIQAAVASHTLQLGEDLEVNVSVSHGAPEQLMFEVIGSNQTHCHRADSPRGELQTYSVPAPSEGTFQVKVVAMNAFSNVSLDLGFVTVLANGSHKKDSAKEEGIYKTNIQKKNDHRIYIKPSRHVDPLTTVTLGWPDNNNNSSFLWTCGACWPAWNECVKQQIILINQSEVQIPPSCLPPPKSAVTVRITVRSHGSEERQDEQCLYVTAKQELQLEIRCEANCNPVNVSDEVVLSVSGQEDSHTISYNWYLDNTFINKVRAPDLSEILHTRGAWVGRGYNERHQTATLLLINHNRKNSKEPLLPCVLFCLIFQSTTLPLACGLTGFQQNSLNLLQSNTSVLRIPSSFLQTQGEAFQIKVRGRALLINMKQSRQPSDAERWGTALAEAPLSPVPGTTQRGYGEGSFLVSTVPPPARPACAVSPGHGSVLTAFRVSCSAPGSERSGRSSPSGQLTYCFYETPNSLLDCSPDPELFPVYLPLGEEENNFILHVTIIVSNNFGDRVQTNASVKVGPTDMMDGNLTLQAVISEKANTILKDGNNSMSLFQLYKSVTSVLNQQIQEESFNMSLQTNTRKELRGLMLTTLSVVNITSMQTALKMSEVLKEITYRSEELSVSAQVEASNTLKHVSASLLAVNTEHSRDGQELKEAANYLFNAVSNVLKASVEIRAGNTSVPEAEQSSMSHQLLSTVENLQSALLFGKAPGDEPTVLTSPSATMYMHRLQTENMDGTSINISNSSSASFTLPPASSLNVPGVDGETVDIRMVSFAMNPFFSSDSSFDISGTVGGLSLTGLDGLIIPVSNLKENIEIMLPRLSVTQEDKVLLNLGNYSTFQVNVTSENTSVVIHLESEHDIPLIFYLGYGYHPNETNYDMKNHLFYKKTSGGETNSWVLSPEELIFGEGTYYFMVLQDTGMDSRVYSGLTINATCFASRCAFWDEHQGGWNSYGCHVGPKTNPSSTQCLCNHLTFFGSSFFVIPNAIDVSKTTQLFGTFVDNPVVVTTVVCIFLIYVLVVIWARRKDIQDDAKVKITVLEDNDPFAQYRYLVTVFTGHRRGAATTSKVTLTLYGLDGESEPHHLNDPDTPVFERGGVDVFLLCTFFPLGELQSIRLWHDNSGDSPSWYVNRVLVHDLAWDQKWYFLCNSWLAIDIGECVLDKVFPVATEQDMKQFSNLFFMKTSKGFQDGHIWYSVFSRSPRSSFTRAQRVSCCFSLLLCTMLTSIMFWGVPKDPAEQKMDLGKIEFTWQEVMIGFESSLLMFPINLLIVQIFRNIRPRPAQPGREKPGKSGRVSPSLPPTPGATQAASLTPEAVTKDIRRIANSLSKVLKTPSLTSAPDLEKSMNINTLLSLVEDIIYQQNRAGQGFYDESKKDGPIIVTLGAMDIQEKTRSPTPENRTCDQLKYSDYHRCLYKQLQQVEMELELLGPHKFQMPQSYTQAVCQVQHMKNFLENQICSSASITERWFHTPNLPSDDKKSSSPRGLPWWFVFIAWFLVAATSGVSGFFTMLYGLHYGKENSIKWLISMVISFLESLFITQPLKVLGFAAFFALVLKNVEHEDEENTAIDGSLSAPGDSYPLFGVRRDSGSNIYQPPAAADVEKMKISCMKEQKAFALIREILAYLGFLWMLLLVAYGQRDPNSYYLNKHIKDSFTDGFHHVYSYQDFFTWANTTLLKNLYGSYKGFITDGNSKLVGSARIRQVRVKGDTCPISPRLQHIVEECHAPYSLQTEDTSIYGEHWNTSVFDNSSDLSSAWQYQSQTKLRGHPSWGKLAIYSGGGYVIHLGTDPINASRILQYLFNNIWLDTFTRAVFVEFTVYNANVNLFCIISLMFESNALGAFFTSAELQSVRLYPYTNSLHIFVVAAEVIYFLFIVYYMIVQGKLLKSLRWRYFHSKWNLLEMAIILISWSALSVFVKRTVLGTRDISYYQEHKEDSISFSETARADAVLGYLIAFLVLLSTVKLWHLLRLNPKLNMITSTLRRAWGDISGFITVIAIMFLAYSIAANLIFGWKLYSYKTLFDSAETMVSLQLGIFNYEEVLDYNPILGSFLIGSCIIFMTFVVLNLFISVILVAFSEEQKHYQASEEEEIVDLMSQELDFDLCGSLPPRPVLRFWGNGVVFTPKALPACYSGVIAKK, encoded by the exons ATGCTCTATTGCTGCTGTtatggaaaacagcaaagaagaaggagaaatgcTGATGATGTGACAAGGATATCTCAAGCTTTTGAAGAAGGCATCAAAAGGAGTGGTGCCCTGGAAAGCAAGATGAGTGTGatgcacagcactgagctgagAATGTGGCTGGGGGTCACAGTTCTGATTTCTCTTGCTGTGTGCTTGGCTGTGGAGGAAGCAACTGATGAAGGAATACCTTGTTCAAAGTACCAGCAAGCTTTCAACCATTCATGCTATGAGTTTGTTAGACTCCAGCAAACCTTCACAAGTGCCCAGAGCTGGTGTGAGAGAGGAGGAGGGCACCTTGTCTTTATTCAAAATGAGGACACTCAAGAGTTCTTGCAAAAACATATTGCTGAGGACCAGGAATGGTGGATAGGACTGATCTCAAACTCCTTGCTGAATGAAACTACTGAAG GGTCAATAACTTGGCTGGACACTTCAAACATAAGCTACAGTAAATGGTACAAGGATCAGCCCTCTCCCTTCTCATCCACGTGTGGGTACATCCTGAAGAATGCCAAGTATCAGTGGGGCGTGACTGAAAATTGCAGCCAGGAATTTTACTTCATTTGCGAGTTTG ATTCTGGCCAGAGCATTGCTTGTGATAGTTACAATGCCACTGTACAGTGTGGATCAGGAGAAGTTATTCAAGTTGAAGAGAGCTTCTACGGGCGGAAGACCCCTCACTACTGTGTGCCAGAGACTCCTCTCCAGTTTGAAACAGATGAAGGCTGCAGCTGGATCAGTGTCAAGGATGAAGTGGCAG GCCAGTGTCATGGTCTGCAGGCCTGCCAGGTGGCAGCAGATGGCACTTTCTTTGGAGATCCTTGTCCAGCTTTGGGAAGCTATTTGTCTATTCAATACCACTGCAAAAAAG GTCTGCAGCTGGTTATGACAGACACatgttttgtctttgaaaatatcACGGTCACTTTGAACTGGCTGCTCTCACCATACTCTGGGAACCTTTCCTGTACCATTAGCACTGGGGATGGTTACACTATTGATCCTTACTACCCTCTAAC ACTGGTCAGCAACCTCACATACAGGTACTCCTCTGCTGGGGAGTTTACAGTTTTTGTGGAGTGCACCACCAGCGAGTGGCACGTGATGGCACAGAGGCAGGTGACTGTTCAAGATCAGGTGGATCAGCTCAGCATTTCTGGGTGCTACAGCCAGTATGAAACAGGGAACAGCTCCCACTGCCGTACCCTGTATGGGGAGGTGTTGTGGATCCAAGTTCAGCTCAGTGGAG gCAATGGAGTAACCTACAGCATGTTAGCAGATAACATGACACTGACTGAATCCAGTGCAGAGGAAGGTCTTGTCCCCCATAACCTGACACTCAACAGTGCTTCCCAAAAGCTGATAGGCCCAGGGATGCACTGGCTGGAAATCCGAGCATCGAGGAACGCGACGCCATCAGAGATCTCCAGGAGTATTGCTGTTCATTTAATTGAACCAGTATCTGGGATTCAGGCTGCAGTAGCTTCCCACACTCTGCAGCTGGGGGAGGATTTGGAGGTGAATGTCTCTGTGTCCCATGgtgccccagagcagctgatgtTTGAGGTGATTGGATCCAACCAAACCCACTGTCACAGAGCAGACAGCCCTCGTGGGGAGCTGCAGACGTACAGCGTTCCTGCTCCGTCAGAAG GTACTTTCCAAGTGAAAGTGGTGGCCATGAATGCCTTCTCAAATGTGAGTCTGGATCTTGGATTCGTCACTGTGTTGGCAAATGGTTCCCATAAAAAAG ATTCTGCTAAGGAAGAAGGCATCTACAAAACAAatatccaaaagaaaaat GATCACAGAATATATATTAAACCGAGCCGCCATGTGGATCCTCTCACAACTGTTACACTTGGCTGGCCAGACAACAACAATAATTCCAGTTTTCTCTGGACCTGTG GAGCTTGTTGGCCTGCCTGGAATGAATGTGTGAAGCAACAGATAATCCTAATCAACCAAAGTGAGGTGCAAATCCCaccttcctgccttcctcctccaaaATCAGCAGTGACGGTCAGGATTACTGTCCGAAGCCATGGCAGTGAAGAGAGGCAGGATGAGCAATGTCTCTATGTGACTGCAAAACAAGAACTGCAACTGGAAATCAG GTGTGAGGCAAACTGCAATCCAGTGAATGTTAGTGATGAAGTTGTTTTGAGTGTGTCTGGACAGGAGGACTCCCACACCATATCTTATAACTGGTATTTAGATAACACATTCATAAACAAGGTGAGAGCACCAGATTTGTCAGAAATactgcacacac GGGGTGCCTGGGTTGGGAGGGGTTATAATGAAAGGCACCAAACTGCCACCCTGCTCCTGATAAAtcacaacaggaaaaacagcaaagagcCTCTACTGCCATGTGttcttttctgtctgattttcCAGTCTACAACCCTCCCTCTAGCCTGTGGCCTGACTGGTTTCCAGCAGAACTCTTTGAATTTGCTTCAAAGCAACACATCTGTATTGagaattcccagctccttctTGCAGACACAGGGAGAAGCTTTTCAGATTAAAGTAAGAGGTAGGG CCTTGCTGATAAATATGAAG CAGAGCAGACAGCCGAGCGATGCAGAGCGCTGGGGCACGGCCCTGGCTGAGGCTCCGCTCTCTCCTGTGCCAGGCACGACCCAGAGAGGCTACGGCGAGGGCTCGTTCCTGGTGAGCACCGTgcccccgcccgcccgccccgcctGTGCCGTGAGCCCCGGGCACGGCTCCGTGCTCACCGCCTTCAGAGTCTCCTGCAGCGCTCCCGGCTCGGAGCGCTCGGGCCGCTCCAGTCCTAGCGGGCAGCTCACATATTGCTTCTATGAGACACCCA aTTCTCTCCTGGATTGTAGCCCGGATCCTGAACTCTTCCCAGTTTATCTTCCGcttggagaagaggaaaataattttattttacatgtgaCAATCATTGTTAGCAACAACTTCGGTGACAGAGTTCAAACAAATGCTTCAGTGAAG GTTGGACCTACAGATATGATGGATGGGAACCTGACCCTGCAGGCTGTGATATCTGAGAAGGCAAACACCATCCTAAAAGATGGGAACAACAGCATGAGTCTTTTCCAGCTGTACAAGTCAGTAACATCTGTACTTAATCAGCAGATCCAGGAGGAAAGTTTTAACATGTCTTTACAGACAAATACACGAAAAGAG CTCCGAGGGCTGATGCTGACAACTCTCTCTGTTGTTAACATAACATCAATGCAGACTGCTCTGAAGATGTCAGAGGTATTGAAAGAAATCACTTACAGGAGTGAAGAGCTGTCTGTCTCAGCACAG GTGGAAGCCAGCAACACTCTGAAACATGTCAGTGCCTCCTTGCTCGCTGTgaacacagagcacagcagagatggTCAGGAGTTAAAGGAAGCAGCCAACTATCTGTTTAATGCAGTGAGCAATGTTCTTAAAGCTTCTGTAGAAATCAGAGCTGGGAACACTTCAGTGCCAGAGGCAGAACAG AGTTCAATGTCACACCAGCTCCTGAGCACAGTTGAAAATCTCCAGAGTGCCCTTTTGTTTGGGAAGGCACCGGGTGATGAGCCAACAGTCCTCACCTCTCCCTCTGCCACAATGTACATGCACAG attacaaacagaaaacatggatGGCACATCCATTAACATCTCcaattccagctctgccagttTTACTCTCCCGCCTGCTTCCTCTCTCAACGTTCCAGGAGTTGATGGTGAAACAGTGGATATAAGG ATGGTGAGCTTTGCCATGAATCCCTTTTTCTCCagtgacagcagttttgacatCAGTGGAACAGTGGGAGGTCTAAGTCTTACTGGTCTGGATGGTTTGATCATACCAGTCAGCAACCTCAAAGAGAACATTGAG atcATGTTACCAAGGCTTTCAGTAACTCAGGAAGATAAGGTTCTGTTGAATCTGGGCAATTATAGCACTTTTCAAGTCAATGTTACCTCAGAAAACACATCTGTAGTGATCCACCTGGAATCTGAACATGACATCCCACTAATATTTTACCTGGGGTATGGTTATCACCCAAATGAAACCAACTATGATATGAAAAATCATCTGTTTTATAAGAAAACTTCTGGAG GTGAGACAAACAGTTGGGTTCTCAGCCCAGAAGAGCTCATTTTTGGAGAGGGAACCTACTATTTCATGGTTTTACAAGATACAGGAATGGATTCAAGAGTCTACAGTGGGCTAACCATAAATGCCACTTGCTTTGCATCCCGCTGTGCATTTTGGGACGAGCACCAGGGAGGCTGGAACAGCTATGGATGTCAT GTAGGACCAAAAACAAATCCTAGCAGCACACAGTGCCTCTGCAACCATCTGACCTTCTTTGGGAGCTCCTTCTTTGTCATACCCAATGCCATAGATGTCAGCAAAACAACACAGCTGTTTGGTACATTTGTGGACAATCCTGTGGTGGTGACAACTGTAGTATGCATCTTTCTGATATATGTGCTTGTAGTTATTTGGGCTCGAAGGAAAGACATCCAGGATGATGCCAAA GTGAAAATCACAGTCCTGGAAGACAATGACCCCTTTGCTCAGTATCGTTACCTTGTGACAGTTTTCACAGGACACCGCCGTGGCGCAGCCACAACCTCCAAG gtgaCCCTCACCCTCTATGGACTGGATGGAGAAAGTGAGCCCCACCATCTAAATGATCCTGATACACCAGTCTTTGAACGTGGAGGAGTGgatgttttcctcctctgtaCCTTCTTCCCTCTTGGGGAACTGCAGAGTATTAGATTGTGGCATGATAATTCAGGTGACAGTCCGTCCTG GTATGTGAATCGAGTATTAGTCCATGATCTGGCATGGGATCAGAAATGGTACTTCCTCTGTAACTCTTGGCTAGCCATTGATATTGGAGAATGTGTCCTAGATAAAGTATTCCCAGTAGCAACTGAACAGGACATGAAGCAGTTCAG caaTCTGTTTTTCATGAAGACCTCCAAGGGTTTCCAGGATGGGCACATCTGGTACTCGGTTTTCAGCCGCTCCCCACGAAGCTCCTTCACGCGAGCCCAGCGAGTGTCCTGTTGCTTCTCACTGCTCCTCTGCACTATGCTGACCAGCATCATGTTCTGGGGTGTGCCAAAGGATCCTGCTGAGCAGAAAATGGATTTGG GTAAGATTGAATTCACATGGCAGGAAGTGATGATTGGCTTTGAGAGCTCCCTCCTCATGTTCCCCATCAACCTGCTCATTGTGCAGATCTTCAGGAACATACGACCCCGGCCAGCCCAGCCGGGCAGAGAGAAGCCGGGAAAGAGTGGCCGAGTGTCCCCAAGCCTGCCTCCCACCCCAGGGGCCACCCAGGCTGCCTCTCTCACTCCAGAGGCTGTGACAAAG GATATAAGAAGAATTGCCAACTCACTCTCTAAAGTCCTGAAGACTCCATCTCTCACCTCAGCACCAGACCTTGAAAAATCAATGAATATCAACACACTCCTGTCATTGGTTGAGGACATCATCTAtcagcagaacagagctgggCAAGGGTTTTATGATGAGAGCAAGAAGGATGGCCCCATAATTGTCACGTTGGGTGCTATGGATATCCAAG aaaaaacaagaaGTCCAACTCCAGAGAACAGAACTTGTGACCAGCTGAAATACAGTGATTACCATCGCTGCTTGTACAAGCAACTCCAGCAGGTAGAGATGGAGCTGGAATTACTGGGGCCCCATAAATTTCAGATGCCTCAGAGTTACACACAAGCTGTTTGTCAGGTCCAGCACATGAAGAACTTTCTGGAGAACCAAATCTGCTCATCAGCATCCATCACTGAGAG GTGGTTCCATACTCCAAACTTGCCCAGTGATGACAAGAAAAGTTCTTCTCCCAGAGGGCTGCCCTGGTGGTTTGTGTTCATTGCTTGGTTCCTTGTGGCAGCCACCAGCGGTGTGTCTGGGTTCTTTACCATGCTTTATGGACTCCATTATGGCAAGGAGAACTCCATCAAGTGGCTCATCTCCATGGTCATCTCCTTCTTGGAAAGTCTTTTCATCACACAGCCCTTAAAG GTGCTTggatttgctgctttttttgctcTGGTTCTGAAAAACGTGGAACATGAGgatgaagaaaacacagctaTTGATGGGTCTTTATCTGCACCAG GTGATTCATACCCTCTCTTTGGGGTCCGAAGGGACAGTGGAAGCAATATTTACCagccacctgctgctgctgatgtggagaaaatgaaaatcagctGCATGAAGGAGCAGAAAGCATTTGCCCTCATCAGAGAAATCCTGG CCTATCTGGGATTTTTATGGATGCTGTTACTGGTTGCCTATGGGCAGAGAGATCCCAATTCCTACTATTTAAACAAGCATATTAAGGACAGCTTTACGGATGGATTCCACCATGTCTACAGTTACCAGGATTTTTTCACGTGGGCGAACACTACTTTACTCAAAAATCTTTATGGATCATATAAAG GATTCATTACAGATGGCAATTCCAAGCTGGTGGGTAGCGCTCGAATTCGCCAAGTAAGAGTGAAAGGAGACACCTGCCCTATTTCTCCCAGACTCCAGCACATAGTTGAGGAATGCCACGCTCCATACTCCCTACAAACAGAAGATACATCCATTTATGGGGAGCACTGGAATACCTCAGTCTTTGATAACTCCTCTGACCTGAGCTCAGCATGGCAGTATCAGAGTCAGACCAAACTGAGAGGACACCCCAGCTGGGGTAAACTTGCCATCTACAGCGGAGGGGGATATGTGATTCACCTGGGAACTGACCCTATAAATGCCTCCAG AATTCTCCAATACCTTTTCAACAACATCTGGCTTGACACCTTCACAAGAGCAGTGTTTGTTGAATTTACAGTCTACAATGCCAATGTGAACCTTTTCTGCATTATAAGTCTGATGTTTGAAAGCAATGCTTTAG ggGCCTTCTTCACAAGTGCAGAGCTGCAAAGTGTCCGGCTCTACCCCTACACCAACAGCCTCCACATCTTTGTGGTTGCAGCAGAAgtcatttatttcctctttattgTGTACTACATGATAGTACAG GGAAAGCTGCTGAAGAGTCTGAGATGGAGATACTTCCACAGCAAGTGGAATCTCCTGGAGATGGCCATTATATTGATTAGCTGGAGTGCTCTGTCAGTGTTTGTGAAACGGACAGTCCTTGGGACCCGAGACATCAGCTACTACCAGGAACACAAGGAGGA ctCCATAAGCTTCAGTGAAACAGCGAGAGCTGATGCCGTTCTTGGCTACCTGATTGCATTCCTGGTGCTTCTCTCCACAGTGAAACTGTGGCATCTTCTGAGGCTTAACCCTAAACTGAACATGATCACATCAACACTAAGGAGGGCATGGGGTGATATCTCTGGATTCATCACTGTTATTGCAATCATGTTCCTCGCCTATTCCATTGCT GCAAACCTGATATTTGGCTGGAAGCTCTACTCTTACAAAACGCTCTTTGATTCAGCAGAGACCATGGTCAGCCTTCAGCTGGGAATCTTCAACTACGAGGAG GTCTTGGACTACAATCCAATTTTAGGCTCTTTCTTAATTGGATCCTGCATAATTTTTATGACATTTGTGGTACTGAATCTGTTCATTTCGGTGATTCTGGTTGCTTTTAGTGAGGAGCAGAAGCATTACCAG GCTTCAGAAGAAGAGGAGATTGTTGATCTAATG agccaggagctggacttcgatctttgtgggtcccttccacctCGGCCTGTTCTGCGATTCTGGGGAAACGGCGTTGTGTTCACTCCCAAAGCGCTGCCGGCGTGTTATTCTGGAGTAATAGCTAAGAAATAG